From the Candidatus Margulisiibacteriota bacterium genome, the window TGTGGTACCTAATCTTACCCTGAGTATGGCTGAAGGTGGTGGACCGCAAAACATGGATGGCGTAATAGGAGCTATCCCATGGACATGGCAAGTCCCGACAAAATACAATTATCCAAAAGGAATTGCCTTTGTTGATAAATTTACAAAAAGGTATAATAGATATCCAGACACTTCAGGTGCATCTGCATATACTATCGTGTATGAATACAAAGCAGCCGTTGAAAGGGCAAAATCTTTTGATAATGATGCTGTGATCAAAGCTCTGGAAGGTCACACATACCAGCTACTAAAAGACAAACAGACCTGGAGGGCTTTTGATCATCAATCGATTCAGACAGTGTATGCAGTCAAATGCAAACCAATGTCAGCTGTACTGAAAGATGAGTATCAACTTGATTATTTTGAAATCATTGGGTCTATGACAGGTGACCAAGCTGCCCAGTCGAAAAAAGAATGGGACGCAGCACGAACTGCTGCTGGAAAGCCAACAAAACTCGAACCTCTTGCAGGCGAATAAGAATAGTACCAATTAATTTAAAAAGGCCTGTATTTTTACAGGTCTTTTTTCTTTAGTGCTCTATTCGTTTATTTCGAATTACTTGATTCAAATAAGGTCGTCTCTGCCTTTAGCGGTTAACGCATCAAGTACTTCTTTCACTTTTTGAGCGCTATCTTTATGACATAACAGAATGACATCATCCGTCTCAACAAGAACAACGTCCTTAACACCGACTGCTGCAATAAGCTTATTTGAGAAGCCGATTACATTAGTAGAATCGACAGCTACTGAATCTGCCATTTGGAAGTTATTCCCATATTCATCAATCTCCATGATCTCATACAAAGATGACCACGACCCAACATCGTTCCAACCGACATCAAGAGCTATAAGCATAATTTTATCCGCATGCTCCATAATCCCATAATCTATTGATATTGAATTCGTCTGAGGGTAAATATTGTTGATACTCAAGATTTCACGTTCCGTACCAATAGCATTTTGTATTGTACACATCTGATCAAACAATAATGGAATTCTATTCTTTAACTCAGCAAAAAATACTGCAGTTGAAAAAACAAACATACCACCATTCCAATAATAATCCCCGGAAGAAAGATATTGCTGCGCAGTTTCTTTCTGCGGCTTTTCAACAAAAGCAATTACTTCTTGAATTTCTAGACTGCTCCTTCGGGTCTTAATATAGCCATAACCGGTATGGGGGCTGGTAGGCTTAATACCAAATACAACAATAGACATGTGCAAACGAGCATATTCAAATGCCTTCCGCGCTTTATCCACAAAGGTTAGCTCATCTTTAATAAGTTGATCGGACGGAACCACCATCACAACAGAATTACTATTTTTTTTCTGAATATAGGCCATTCCCAAGGATATTGCCGGACAGGTATTGCGGCCAATTGGCTCTATAATAATTTGATGTGAAGAAATCTTCGGAAGCTGCTCTTTTATTAAGTTAACTTGTGATTCAGTTGTAACTATATATATGTTATCTTCAGGCAACACTTTCGCTATACGATTATAAGTAATCTGTAAAAAAGACTCTTTGTTATCCAGAGATAAAAATTGTTTTGGAAAACCCTTCTTACTTTTGGGCCAAAACCGAGTACCTCGACCACCGGCTAAAATAAGTGCATAATTATTGTGCATTTCCGTTATATCCTTTCGGATGAGTTTTACACCAGTTCCAAGCATGACTGATTATTGTATGCAGATCATTATACTTTGGATGCCAGTTTAATTCCGACTTTATTTTTTCTGAACTTGCTACTAGTCTTGCCGGATCACCAGGCCTTCTGCTCCCTGTTTTATAAACAATTTCACAGCCTGTCACCTCTCGCGTAGCCTTGATAACCTCTAAGACTGAGTGTCCATTGCCATTCCCAAGATTATAATAACCACTGCTTTTACCTGACTGCAATGCTTCCAGTGCCAGAATATGAGCAGAGGCCAAATCGTTGACATGAATATAATCGCGTACGCAGGTACCATCATCAGTATCATAATCTGTCCCAAAAATAAAAATAGCATCCCGTTGCCCTTGTGCAACCTGAAGGATTAACGGAATAAGATGCGATTCAGGTGAATGATCTTCCCCTATCCTGCCCTCAGGATCGGCTCCGGCGGCATTAAAATAACGAAGGCACATGTGGCGGACCCCATAAGCTTTTTCGTAATCTTGAAGAATTTTTTCGAATATTAACTTTGTTTTCCCATAGGGGTTCGTAGGATTGGTAGCTTCATCTTCCGTAATAGGAATACTAGAGGGTTCTCCATATACAGCTGCCGAAGATGAGAATACAATTTTCTTAACATCCATCTCGACCATGACATCGAGGAGATTAATGCTATTAACAATATTATTATGATAATATTTTTGAGGATTGGAGACAGATTCACCGACTTCAGAAAACGCTGCAAAATGGATAACGGCGTCAATTTTGTACCGGTGAAAAACTTTTAGGAGTTCTTCTCTGTTCCCAATATCAGCATGTATGATTTCCCCGCCCAAAACCGCTTCTTTATGGCCTTTGATAAGACTATCTATGACAACGGGATAATAACCCAGTTTTTGAAGTTCCAACACAGTATGAGAACCGATATATCCTGCACCACCAGTTACTAATATATGCTTCATTCATTATACTCCTAACCTTCGATTGCTTAATCTTAAAATGTCCATGTATTACACAAAAAATATAACACAATTTCCAAACAGTAGCAACTTACGCAATATTATTGTAATGAAAATAAAACCTGTAATTCCAGTTATTATTCTCGTACCTGACCATTTCCTTCAACGATATACTTTATTGTTGTTAGCTCGACTAATCCCATTGGACCACGGGCATGAAGTTTTTGAGTAGAAATACCTATTTCAGCGCCGAAACCGAATTCCCCGCCATCGGTGAACCTCGTTGATGCGTTAATGATCACAGCTGCAGCATCCGTATTATCGACGAATTTATTAGCTGTAGTAATATTCTCTGTTACAATTGCTTCTGTATGCTTAGTTCCATATTCGTAAATGTGATCAATCGCTTCGTCAACAGTATCAACTATTTTGACTGATATTATGTAATCAGAAAATTCAGTCCTGTAATCCTGCTCGGTTGCGGGTTCAACACTGTTATCGATTATTCTCGTTTTTTCACATCCTTTAATAAGGACACCGGCAGCTTTGTACATCTCCAAAATTCCGGGAAGAAATAACTCTGCTACATCTGCATGTACAAGAAGCGATTCTGCTGCATTACAAACAGATGGCCGCTGGACTTTTGCATTATACGCAATTGCTTGTGCTTTAACCAAATCTGCCTCGGCATCAACATAAACGTGGCAGTTGCCGACTCCTGTTTCTATCACAGGAATAGTAGCGTTTTTAACGACATTCTGTATCAGTCCTGCCCCACCTCGCGGAATAAGTAAATCTACATACCCATTAAGTGTCATCAGCTCATTGACCGACGCCCTGTCAGTATCTTCAATAAGTTGAACTATCTCGGCTGGCAACCCATTTGCCAGAGCTGCTTCCTGAAGACACTCGATAATTACTTTGTTAGAGTTAAGAGCGCTACTGCTCCCGCGGAGCAATACTACATTGCCGGACTTCAGACATAATCCAGCTGCATCTACCGTCACATTCGGACGCGCTTCATAAATTATTCCTATTACTCCGATGGGAACCCTTTGCTTCCTTATCTTAAGCCCATTTGGCCTTACCCATCCATTAATCAACTCGCCAATAGGATCAGGCAAATTCTTCACGATCATAAGACCGTCTACCATGCCATAAACCCGAGCTTCATCAAGTCGCAGTCGATCCTGAAGGGCTATCGTCATGTTATTGCTGCGAGCGTTATCCATATCGGTAGCATTAGCTGCGACAATATCGCCTTTACGCTTTATGAGCATATCAGCCATTGACTGCAAAACATTATTCTTAACATTTGTTGAAGCTACCGCCATAACTCTTGAAGCCTCGCGTGCACGCATAGCTTTATCTTTTACTTCGCTCACTGAAAATCACTCCTTATACCAAAAACTTTGTGCCTACTTTTTCACCGCTAAAAATATCGAAGATAACGTTCTTTCGCCGTCCATTCGCGATAATAACATTGACACCTAAATCTACTGCTTTTTTTGCTGCGCAGACTTTTGAATACATACCTCCGGTGCCTTTGCCGGATGTGCTTGTACCGCAGCCATCCAACAATTGTGCAGAAATCTCAGATACCTCTGCAATCAACTCTGCATTATCAAACTTCCGAGGATCCATGGAGTATAGTCCATCGATATCTGTAAGAATAATAAGAGCATTTGCATTCACAAGCTCAGTTACATAAACAGACAAACTGTCATTATCACCGAATTTGATTTCGTCAACGACAACAGAATCATTCTCATTAATAATCGGGACTACCTTCCCATTAATTAATGTTAAGAGAGTATTCTGAGCGTTAATATAGCGTTCATTATGACTCAAACCATCATGTGTCAACAGTAGCTGCCCTATAGTAATACCTTTTACAGAAAAAAACCGGTTATATTCATTCATTAAAAGGCTCTGACCAATTGCTGCAACTGCTTGTTTTTCAGGAATTGATTTCGGTAGTATCCCTAACTTTTCGGAACCGCACACTTGAGCTCCGGAGGTTACGACACAAACTTCGATCCCTTTCAAGTGAATTGCTGCGATTTGTTCGACTAAATGCCGTAAATTATTCAGATCCAGCTTTCCATTTTCTTCTGTTAATATATTAGAGCCTATTTTAATAACAACCCGTTTATATTCCTTATACCTCATAAACTTATTCCTTTATGTATTTTGATAGAAGCCCTGGCAATAATCAGATCGATTGCCCTTCATCATCGGCTGACATCTGATTAAGCTTTTCTGCCATAGAGGCAACAAGGGATTCAAGACCTTCAGTTGTTGCTGCAGATATGAGCTTTACTTCCAATCCTTTTTCCTCAAAATAATTTACTATTTCTTTAAGTTTTTGTCTATCATCATCGGACAACAGATCAATTTTGTTAAGAGCTATAATCTGGGGCAAATTAGTGAGATCGTAAACATATAATTTCAATTCTTCGTTAATAGTATTAAAATCTCGAATTGGGTCACGGCCTTCTTCCTGATTGGCAATATCAAGAACATGAACGAGAAGTTTTGTTCGCTCAATATGCCGCAAAAACTGAACTCCCAGCCCTATGCCGGTATGAGCACCCTTAATCAGGCCCGGAACATCTGCAACCACAAAGCTTTTTTCCCGTTTATACGATACTACTCCTAAATTAGGAATCAGTGTTGTAAACGGATAATCTGCTATTTTGGGTTTACTTGCAGATATTCTCGAAAGAATAGAAGATTTGCCGACATTAGGAAACCCCAGGAGCCCTACATCAGCTAGCAGCTTCAATTCTACGTCGACCTCCACTCCTTCGCCCGTCAAACCTTTCTGTGCATATCTGGGTGTTTGATTAACGGAGGTGGAAAAATGAGTATTCCCCATCCCCCCCTTACCGCCACGACATACAAGGAATTTTTGCCGGTCTTCTGTTAAATCTACGAGTTTTTCTTTGGTCCCTGCTTTATAGATAATAGTTCCACAGGGAACTTTGATTTTTATATCTTTGCCATTTTTACCATGCATCTGCTTCCCTTCTCCCGGCCGGCCATTGTCTGCAAGATACTTCTTCTTGTACCGCAAATCCATTAACGTAGAAATGTTTGCCCTGGCCTCGAAATAGACATTTCCGCCACGACCGCCATCCCCCCCATCAGGTCCACCTTTAGGAATATACTTCTCTCTTCTGAAGCTAACACATCCAGGGCCACCGTTCCCTGCCTTTAAAAACAGCTTTACGTAATCTACGAATATTGACATTTAAAACTCCTTTAAAAGCATAAGTCCCATGAATTATCATGGGACTTAGCAATAGAAAATAATTAATTTAATTACAGCTATTCAGCAAGTACGCTTACAGCCTGCTTTACCTTAGATATCTTTTTAAACTCAACTCTACCATCGATTAAAGCATATATTGTATAATCTCTGCCAAGTCCTACATTCACGCCCGGTTTTACCTTAGTACCTCGTTGACGTAGAATAATGTTTCCGGCTTTTACCGCTTGTCCTCCGAATTTTTTAACTCCTAGATATTTCGGATTACTATCTCTTCCGTTTGATGAGCTTCCTTTTCCTTTTTTATGAGCCATTCTAAACTCACTCTCTTTCCATTATTAATATTATAACAGTCAAAAATACCGTTGTTGATTAGCTTAATTAATTTATTTTGCTGCTACTTCTGCTGGTATGCCTATCTTTGAGGTTTCTTTCACTTCACTAATTGAACCAGCTTCGATTGTCTCTATCTTTACTTGTGATAATAGCTGTCTGTGTCCATTTTTTCTTCGATAGCCTGTTTTTCTCTTGAATTTATAGATAATTACTTTATCATCTTTTGCTGTTTCGATAAGTGTGCCCACTACTTTTGCATTTTCAACATATGGCATTCCGATAATTGGATCACCCTCGCCAGCTAGTAATAATACTTTATTAAATTCTACTTTTGAAGAGTTCTCAGCTTCTAATTTTTCTATAAAGATCGTAGATCCTATTTTAACTTTATATTGTTTACTTCCAGTTTCAATTACAGCATACATCTTCTTGACTTGCCTCCTAGGGTTATTTATGTTCGCCAGCTAAGGCTAACACCTCTAATATTATTTGTCAATACTTACTTCTTTTAGAATCTCGGCAATCACGTCTACCGCGCCCATTGTCATGAAATGCACACCCGCGCATTCTGGTTGAATCGCTTCGATTGTTTCTACTGCAATTTCAATACCTTCTTTATAAGGATCTTTAGTATTTTCCATACGTCGAAGAATTGTCTCAGGAATAGAAACCCCCGGAACATTATCATTGAGAAAATGAGCAATCTTAGCTGATTTAAGAGGAAAAATCCCGCCAAGTACCGAAACAGCAGGAGGAACTTCTTCTAAGAACTCAAGAAACTGATCAATATCATAGATAGTCTGTGTCTGGATAAACTCAGCACCTTCGTTTATTTTTTTTTGAAGTTTGATTAATTGTGGTTCCTGAGGCTGGGCTCCATGATTAGCGACCACCCCAACGATAAAATCAGGAGATCCTTTTAATTCTTTTCCGGCAAAATCTTTGCCACCGGGCATAACTTGTTTCAGTAAATGGACTAGCTGAACAGAATCTATATCAAACACAGGCTTAGCAAACGGATGATCGCCACTTAACGGATAATCACCGGTTATCGCTAATATATTTTTTATACCAAGCGCACTCGCACCTAATATATCTGATTGAAGAGCTAGAATATTCCTATCCCTGCAGGTTATCTGAAATATAGTCTCGAATCCCTGAGACTCTAATAAATGGCAAATAGCCAGAGCAGACATCCTCATGGTAGATCTTTGATTATCAGTAATATTAAAAGCAGAAACATATGTGCTTAACGCTTCTGCCTGATCAAGCAAATAATTATACTCAACACCTTTGGGTGGAGATAATTCAGCGGTTACAACAAACTTTTTTGTTAGCAGGTCCTTATGCAGTCTACTTTTATACAGCATACTTATAGCTTTCCTTATTGCTTTTGTCAGCTCTTACGTTCGGTATTAAATCTGGTGCGAATATTATTTTTGGAGTTATCCTTCGGAGGTTGATAGCTATTCAGAAAACTCAGTTTGTCCAGTTTCTTCAAGCGCTCATAAATCAGAAACCAGGCACAGTCATTATTTCTGTTTACTTCACATTTCCCTTCGGACGATCCTCCGCAGGGCCCATTTAAAAGATGTTTCGGACATCTCGTTACAGGACAGATATTGCCGGTTTTTGCCAATACACACTCTCCGCACATCGAACAGACTTTATCAAAAGTAGAAAGGTTTTTAATTTTTCCCAGAAATAGGCTGTTCAACCCCGGAACTACATAATTATCAATAACGCTATTAACTGCCTGTACCCCGGAACCACAGGCAAGTACAAGAACTGCGTCTTCCGGAGTTAGAGAAGACTTCTTTAAATCTCTCTTAACTAAACGTTCATCACATCCGGTTGCAATAACAGCTGTTCCAGTTATTGTTTTCCCTGATGCGGCTAATTTTTCAGCCAGTTGAGCAACTTCTTTTTCTCCACCCGTTGCGCAGGAGGTCGCACAATCTCCGCAACCAACAACGAATATGGAGTCACTGGCTTTTAGGGAATGTGCTATTTCTTCAAAAGGCTTTTGATCAGAAATTATCATATGAGTACTATTTAATAATTATTCTGTATCTACTTCTATATCGTAGTCATAATCAAAATCAAAGTCGACCTCAGCTGGTTCTTCAGACCCTGAGACAGCAAACTCTTTTTCTCTCCAATTAAATATTCTAGAGTTTCTCTCAACTTCTTCTTGAATTTTTTCCAATGGTTTATTGTAGCAATCGGAACATGTGTCATATTCCAATCCATGGATGCATATTGTAATTTCTTCTGCCATTATTTCTCACCTCAAATTAATTTTTTACCTAGGTAATTATTTACTCTCACCATTGTGGGTAAGTTTTTTTCTTGTGCCTATCGCATTTTCAAAATAATCCAGCAACTCTTTTTCTTTATTTAATTTTATCAGGCTTTCCATATAATTCAAATTATCTTTAAACGCGTTGATCATCAAAAGTATCTGATCTTTATTTGTGACACAAACATCTTTTCCCCATAAAGACGGGGACGAAGAAACTCTTGTCGTGTCTTTAAAACCGGAAGCCGCAACCCTGAGAAAAATCGCAGAATTCTCGTGGGTCCCAATAGTATTGACAAGTGTGGCTGCCATTAAATATGGCAAATGACTAATAGCTGCAACGGCAAGATCGTGCTCATCAGGAGACAAATATTCAATCTTCATCCCTAGCTTTTCTATAAAATAATTCAATTTTATGATCTTCTGGTTATCAGGAGTCTTATAGGGCGTCAAAATAAATTTTGCCCCGTCAAACAAGTTTTTGTCCGCTGCATCGATACCGGATTTTTCAGAACCAGCCATAGGATGCCCGCCTATAAAAGTAACTCCTTCAGGAAGTGAATTACTAAGTTCATACACGATCTTCTTTTTGGTACTGCCAACATCGACGACAATGGCATCCGACCTTAAGTAAACAGAAATCTCTTTAACAATATCTGTTACCGAATCGATAGAAGTACAAACCATAATCAGATTCGAATTTTTTATACTATTAATCAGGTCGGTAGTGCCTTCATCGATAATTCCTTTATCAAGCGCTTCTTTTATCGTTTCTTCCCTACGAGCATACCCAACTACCCTGGCTAATTTTTTGTCTTTTATTTTCCAAGCCAGAGAACCGCCGATTAAGCCTAGCCCAATAACAGTAACTTGATCTATCCTCATATTATACCCCCTACCATTAATCTAAATTAATCAGTCTTTTCAAGGTCAGGACGAAGTGCCTTTGCTTTTCTTAGATATATATGCCGTATTTCAGTCTGTTTTTTATCTGTGTTAATGTGCATAAGTATGCGGATACAACTTTTCAAACTTGGCTGAATCGGAACTTCCCGACTGCACAATAAAGGAACATCCCGCATTCCTATTTCTCTCGCAGCTACAGCAGGAAACTGCGCATCAAGGTCATCAGTCAGTGTGAAAAAGATACTTGCAATCTCTTCCAGATCTACTTCATTGGCAGAAATTACTTCCAGCAATAACTCTTTGGTCGCAGCAACAATTGACTTTGCCAGGTTCTCTTCTACAGTTATTGCTCCTCGAATTCCGCGTACTCTCATATAACTCCACTATTTTAATATAGTATTATTGGATACAAATATGGCAGATATTATATGCTTTTCGTCACCATTTTACCATAGAAAACTTCACAATTCTCAACTAGCTTACTAAAGCATACATCAACATTAATTTTTTTTCCATACTCTATCTCAAGGGAGGTCGCTGTCGTGCTAATGTTGCCAGGCAAATCCAAAGTGTTACAGTTAAGACCGATTCCAGCAACTAAACCCTTAAGCACATTACCTTGTGTTATCGCCTCTACCAGCACCCCTGCAATTTTTTTGTCCTTAATATAGATATCGTTAGGCATTTGTATCCGCGCATCCAAGCCATAAGAATCTTTAATTACTTTTTGCACGGCTTTTGCAGAAAACAAAATTATTTTTTCAATATATGCTTTCTCAATTTTGCCTCTATACTCCGGTTTAAGGATTATCGTCATGAAGATATTTTCTCCATCACAAGATATCCATTGCTTACCGCGCTGGCCTCTCCCGGCTGTCTGATGCGCGGTCCTTATTATTGAACCATGTTCAAAAATATTAATATTTTCTTTAGCATAGTCATTTGTCGAGTTAATTGAGTCAAAAAAAATATACGTATGACCAAACATTATATAACCAACCACTCCGACAAAAAGAACTAATAGCGATAATGATCCGATTTGTAAGGGCCTTCAGCCGGCACTCCAATATAATCGGCTTGATCTTGAGTCAGCTTCGTTAATTTAACACCGATCTTCGCAAGGTGCAATCGAGCAACTTCCTCGTCAAGCTGCTTTGGAAGCATATACACTCCAGGTTTGTATTCATTTCTATTTTTCCATAGGTCTATTTGAGCTAATACCTGATTTGAGAAGGAATTTGACATGACAAAAGAAGGATGTCCGGTTGCACAGCCTAGGTTGACCAGCCTCCCTTCAGCTAAAAGGAAAATCTCATGCCCATCAGGGAAAATATATTTATCTACCTGCGGTTTTATGTTCACCAGCTTTATGCCTGGATATGAATTAAGTTTTGATACCTGTATCTCGTTATCGAAATGCCCGATATTACAGACAATAGCCTGATCTTTCATTTTTTCCATATGCGTTATCGTAATGATATCTTTATTACCTGTAGTCGTAACATAAATATCACCCCACCCAAGAGTGTCTTCAACTGTTGTTACCTCATACCCTTCCATTGAAGCCTGAAGCGCACAAATCGGATCAATCTCAGTTACGATTACTCTTGCTCCGAGACCACGCAGGGACTTAGCACTTCCTTTACCTACATCGCCATAGCCGCACACAACGGCTACTTTACCCGCGACCATGACATCGGTAGCACGTTTAATGCCATCAACGAGCGACTCCCTACAGCCATAAAGATTATCAAATTTTGATTTTGTAACAGAATCATTGACGTTAATAGCCGGAACCAGCAACTCGTTTTTTTCCATCATTTGATAGAGTCGATGAACTCCGGTTGTTGTCTCCTCTGAAACGCCCTTCCAATCTTGCGCAACAACATGCCATTTTTGAGGGGTTTCTTTCAAGACTCTCTTAAGAAGGTTAAGAATAATACCTTCCTCTTCGCTAGAAGCTTCTTTGTCGAGGACTTTCGAATCATTTTCGGCCTTGTAACCAAGATGGATAAGTAAGGTTGCATCTCCGCCATCGTCAACGATAAGTTGAGGCCCTTTCCCTTCCGGAAACGCCAAAGCTTTCTCGGTACACCACCAGTAATCTTCTAAGGTTTCGCCCTTCCAGGCAAACACAGGTACGCCTGCTTTTGCAATTGCGGCAGCAGCATGGTCCTGAGTTGAAAAAATATTACAGCTGCACCATCTTACGTCAGCACCAATTGCGACGAGTGTTTCAATCAAAACGGCAGTCTGAATTGTCATATGAAGGGAACCGCTTACACGAACCCCTGCGAGAGGTTTCGAAGTGCTGAACTTCTCTCTGATCGCCATTAATCCCGGCATCTCTTTTTCGGCAATTTCAATCTCCTTACGTCCCCAATCGGCAAGAGATATATCTTTAATTTTGTAATCCATAATATCCTCCTCATTGAAATCCTGTGCTCTTACTCGCCATTCCGGCAAAATGAGCTAATGTACTTATTATTTGTAATGTCCCGTCACTTCCTGGCAGGCTAAGCAGATCTAATTATTCAAAAACATGATCAGTGAATGAAGTAAATGCCCGTAAGCTGTTATAGCG encodes:
- a CDS encoding mannose-1-phosphate guanylyltransferase, with the protein product MLGTGVKLIRKDITEMHNNYALILAGGRGTRFWPKSKKGFPKQFLSLDNKESFLQITYNRIAKVLPEDNIYIVTTESQVNLIKEQLPKISSHQIIIEPIGRNTCPAISLGMAYIQKKNSNSVVMVVPSDQLIKDELTFVDKARKAFEYARLHMSIVVFGIKPTSPHTGYGYIKTRRSSLEIQEVIAFVEKPQKETAQQYLSSGDYYWNGGMFVFSTAVFFAELKNRIPLLFDQMCTIQNAIGTEREILSINNIYPQTNSISIDYGIMEHADKIMLIALDVGWNDVGSWSSLYEIMEIDEYGNNFQMADSVAVDSTNVIGFSNKLIAAVGVKDVVLVETDDVILLCHKDSAQKVKEVLDALTAKGRDDLI
- the galE gene encoding UDP-glucose 4-epimerase GalE; translation: MKHILVTGGAGYIGSHTVLELQKLGYYPVVIDSLIKGHKEAVLGGEIIHADIGNREELLKVFHRYKIDAVIHFAAFSEVGESVSNPQKYYHNNIVNSINLLDVMVEMDVKKIVFSSSAAVYGEPSSIPITEDEATNPTNPYGKTKLIFEKILQDYEKAYGVRHMCLRYFNAAGADPEGRIGEDHSPESHLIPLILQVAQGQRDAIFIFGTDYDTDDGTCVRDYIHVNDLASAHILALEALQSGKSSGYYNLGNGNGHSVLEVIKATREVTGCEIVYKTGSRRPGDPARLVASSEKIKSELNWHPKYNDLHTIISHAWNWCKTHPKGYNGNAQ
- a CDS encoding glutamate-5-semialdehyde dehydrogenase, giving the protein MSEVKDKAMRAREASRVMAVASTNVKNNVLQSMADMLIKRKGDIVAANATDMDNARSNNMTIALQDRLRLDEARVYGMVDGLMIVKNLPDPIGELINGWVRPNGLKIRKQRVPIGVIGIIYEARPNVTVDAAGLCLKSGNVVLLRGSSSALNSNKVIIECLQEAALANGLPAEIVQLIEDTDRASVNELMTLNGYVDLLIPRGGAGLIQNVVKNATIPVIETGVGNCHVYVDAEADLVKAQAIAYNAKVQRPSVCNAAESLLVHADVAELFLPGILEMYKAAGVLIKGCEKTRIIDNSVEPATEQDYRTEFSDYIISVKIVDTVDEAIDHIYEYGTKHTEAIVTENITTANKFVDNTDAAAVIINASTRFTDGGEFGFGAEIGISTQKLHARGPMGLVELTTIKYIVEGNGQVRE
- the proB gene encoding glutamate 5-kinase, producing MRYKEYKRVVIKIGSNILTEENGKLDLNNLRHLVEQIAAIHLKGIEVCVVTSGAQVCGSEKLGILPKSIPEKQAVAAIGQSLLMNEYNRFFSVKGITIGQLLLTHDGLSHNERYINAQNTLLTLINGKVVPIINENDSVVVDEIKFGDNDSLSVYVTELVNANALIILTDIDGLYSMDPRKFDNAELIAEVSEISAQLLDGCGTSTSGKGTGGMYSKVCAAKKAVDLGVNVIIANGRRKNVIFDIFSGEKVGTKFLV
- a CDS encoding GTPase ObgE; its protein translation is MSIFVDYVKLFLKAGNGGPGCVSFRREKYIPKGGPDGGDGGRGGNVYFEARANISTLMDLRYKKKYLADNGRPGEGKQMHGKNGKDIKIKVPCGTIIYKAGTKEKLVDLTEDRQKFLVCRGGKGGMGNTHFSTSVNQTPRYAQKGLTGEGVEVDVELKLLADVGLLGFPNVGKSSILSRISASKPKIADYPFTTLIPNLGVVSYKREKSFVVADVPGLIKGAHTGIGLGVQFLRHIERTKLLVHVLDIANQEEGRDPIRDFNTINEELKLYVYDLTNLPQIIALNKIDLLSDDDRQKLKEIVNYFEEKGLEVKLISAATTEGLESLVASMAEKLNQMSADDEGQSI
- a CDS encoding 50S ribosomal protein L27 gives rise to the protein MAHKKGKGSSSNGRDSNPKYLGVKKFGGQAVKAGNIILRQRGTKVKPGVNVGLGRDYTIYALIDGRVEFKKISKVKQAVSVLAE
- the rplU gene encoding 50S ribosomal protein L21, which gives rise to MYAVIETGSKQYKVKIGSTIFIEKLEAENSSKVEFNKVLLLAGEGDPIIGMPYVENAKVVGTLIETAKDDKVIIYKFKRKTGYRRKNGHRQLLSQVKIETIEAGSISEVKETSKIGIPAEVAAK
- a CDS encoding methylenetetrahydrofolate reductase — encoded protein: MLYKSRLHKDLLTKKFVVTAELSPPKGVEYNYLLDQAEALSTYVSAFNITDNQRSTMRMSALAICHLLESQGFETIFQITCRDRNILALQSDILGASALGIKNILAITGDYPLSGDHPFAKPVFDIDSVQLVHLLKQVMPGGKDFAGKELKGSPDFIVGVVANHGAQPQEPQLIKLQKKINEGAEFIQTQTIYDIDQFLEFLEEVPPAVSVLGGIFPLKSAKIAHFLNDNVPGVSIPETILRRMENTKDPYKEGIEIAVETIEAIQPECAGVHFMTMGAVDVIAEILKEVSIDK
- a CDS encoding 5,10-methylenetetrahydrofolate reductase, whose amino-acid sequence is MIISDQKPFEEIAHSLKASDSIFVVGCGDCATSCATGGEKEVAQLAEKLAASGKTITGTAVIATGCDERLVKRDLKKSSLTPEDAVLVLACGSGVQAVNSVIDNYVVPGLNSLFLGKIKNLSTFDKVCSMCGECVLAKTGNICPVTRCPKHLLNGPCGGSSEGKCEVNRNNDCAWFLIYERLKKLDKLSFLNSYQPPKDNSKNNIRTRFNTERKS
- a CDS encoding prephenate dehydrogenase yields the protein MRIDQVTVIGLGLIGGSLAWKIKDKKLARVVGYARREETIKEALDKGIIDEGTTDLINSIKNSNLIMVCTSIDSVTDIVKEISVYLRSDAIVVDVGSTKKKIVYELSNSLPEGVTFIGGHPMAGSEKSGIDAADKNLFDGAKFILTPYKTPDNQKIIKLNYFIEKLGMKIEYLSPDEHDLAVAAISHLPYLMAATLVNTIGTHENSAIFLRVAASGFKDTTRVSSSPSLWGKDVCVTNKDQILLMINAFKDNLNYMESLIKLNKEKELLDYFENAIGTRKKLTHNGESK
- the aroH gene encoding chorismate mutase, with the translated sequence MRVRGIRGAITVEENLAKSIVAATKELLLEVISANEVDLEEIASIFFTLTDDLDAQFPAVAAREIGMRDVPLLCSREVPIQPSLKSCIRILMHINTDKKQTEIRHIYLRKAKALRPDLEKTD
- a CDS encoding biotin--[acetyl-CoA-carboxylase] ligase, with the translated sequence MFGHTYIFFDSINSTNDYAKENINIFEHGSIIRTAHQTAGRGQRGKQWISCDGENIFMTIILKPEYRGKIEKAYIEKIILFSAKAVQKVIKDSYGLDARIQMPNDIYIKDKKIAGVLVEAITQGNVLKGLVAGIGLNCNTLDLPGNISTTATSLEIEYGKKINVDVCFSKLVENCEVFYGKMVTKSI